The following are encoded in a window of Pseudomonas sp. JQ170C genomic DNA:
- a CDS encoding glycosyltransferase has protein sequence MPTLNVLVIGYVWPEPRSSAAGGHMMQILESFVQRGYRVTFSSPATVGEHKADLASLGIAEQAITLNDSSFDQFVSELAPNVVLFDRFMMEEQFGWRVEKHCPNALRVLETSDLQSLRDARQQLLRRRLIEGLDPNDFRALFATPGPELYRQMASADVTLRELAAIYRSDLSLMISDVEIDLLINGFGVPEHLLHWCPLMVDIPSEPFKPCAARANFLSIGNFRHAPNWDAVLWMKNSLWPMIRRRLPQAQLHIYGAYTPPKATALHKPAEGFHIMNWAEDALEVMSNARICLAPLRFGAGIKGKLTDAMLCGTPSVTTPMGAEAMHGALPWPGAVASTAEGLAEAAAQLYNDESRWLQAQQQGLQLLAARYDRRQHAAALVERIEYALSDLDQHRLFNFTGAMLRHHQHKSTQYMAQWIEAKNRLATAADAADKCP, from the coding sequence ATGCCCACCCTCAATGTCCTGGTCATCGGCTACGTCTGGCCCGAACCCCGCTCTTCGGCCGCCGGCGGGCACATGATGCAGATCCTTGAAAGCTTCGTGCAGCGAGGCTACCGCGTCACCTTCAGCAGCCCGGCGACCGTGGGCGAGCACAAGGCGGACCTGGCAAGCCTTGGCATCGCCGAGCAGGCCATCACCCTCAACGACAGCAGCTTCGATCAGTTCGTCAGTGAACTGGCACCGAATGTCGTGCTGTTCGACCGCTTCATGATGGAGGAGCAGTTTGGCTGGCGCGTGGAGAAACACTGCCCCAACGCCCTGCGCGTACTGGAAACCTCCGACCTGCAAAGCCTGCGCGATGCGCGTCAGCAACTGCTGCGCCGACGCCTGATCGAAGGCCTGGACCCGAATGATTTTCGCGCCCTGTTCGCAACGCCCGGCCCCGAGCTGTATCGGCAGATGGCCTCGGCCGACGTCACCCTGCGCGAACTGGCGGCCATCTACCGCAGCGACCTGAGCCTGATGATTTCCGACGTCGAGATCGACCTGCTGATCAACGGCTTCGGCGTTCCTGAGCACCTGCTGCACTGGTGCCCGCTGATGGTCGACATCCCCAGCGAGCCGTTCAAGCCCTGTGCTGCGCGTGCGAACTTCCTCAGCATCGGCAATTTCCGCCATGCGCCCAACTGGGATGCCGTGCTGTGGATGAAGAACAGCCTCTGGCCGATGATCCGCCGACGCTTGCCCCAGGCCCAATTGCACATCTATGGCGCCTACACGCCGCCCAAGGCGACGGCGCTGCATAAGCCGGCCGAAGGGTTTCACATCATGAACTGGGCCGAAGACGCCCTGGAGGTGATGAGCAACGCCCGCATCTGCCTGGCACCGCTACGCTTCGGTGCCGGCATCAAGGGCAAACTGACTGATGCCATGCTGTGCGGCACCCCCAGCGTCACCACGCCAATGGGTGCCGAAGCCATGCACGGCGCCCTGCCCTGGCCGGGTGCGGTGGCCAGCACAGCCGAAGGCCTGGCCGAAGCCGCAGCGCAGCTGTACAACGACGAGTCGCGCTGGCTGCAGGCCCAGCAACAGGGCCTGCAATTGCTCGCTGCGCGCTATGACCGGCGCCAGCACGCCGCTGCCCTGGTGGAGCGCATCGAGTACGCGCTCAGCGATCTGGACCAGCACCGTTTGTTCAACTTCACCGGGGCCATGCTGCGCCATCACCAGCACAAGAGCACCCAGTACATGGCGCAGTGGATCGAAGCCAAGAACCGCCTGGCTACAGCGGCCGACGCAGCAGATAAGTGTCCATGA
- the gloA gene encoding lactoylglutathione lyase: MSLNHLDTLPGVTAQPDAATQNFVFNHTMLRVKDVAKSLDFYTRVLGFSLVEKRDFPEAEFSLYFLALVDKAQIPADAAKRTEWMKSIPGILELTHNHGSENDPDFAYHNGNTDPRGFGHICISVPDIRAACERFEQLGVTFQKRLSDGRMKHLAFIKDPDDYWVEIIQPTEF; the protein is encoded by the coding sequence ATGAGCCTGAACCATCTCGACACCCTCCCCGGTGTCACCGCGCAACCGGATGCCGCGACCCAGAACTTCGTCTTCAACCACACCATGCTGCGGGTCAAGGACGTTGCCAAGTCCCTGGACTTCTATACCCGCGTGCTGGGCTTCAGCCTGGTGGAAAAACGCGACTTCCCCGAAGCCGAATTCAGCCTGTACTTCCTGGCCCTGGTCGACAAGGCGCAGATTCCAGCCGATGCCGCCAAGCGCACCGAGTGGATGAAGTCGATCCCCGGCATTCTCGAGCTGACCCACAACCACGGCAGCGAGAACGACCCGGACTTTGCCTACCACAACGGCAACACCGACCCACGCGGCTTTGGCCATATCTGCATTTCCGTTCCGGACATCCGCGCCGCCTGCGAGCGTTTCGAGCAACTGGGCGTGACCTTCCAGAAGCGTCTGAGCGACGGCCGCATGAAGCACCTGGCCTTCATCAAGGACCCGGACGACTACTGGGTCGAGATCATCCAGCCCACCGAGTTCTAA
- a CDS encoding histone-like nucleoid-structuring protein, MvaT/MvaU family → MSRLAEFRAAEKALQEQMAQLEALKKDAGLKREIEFERKLVDLMKTYDKSLRDIISILDPKAPAKGPAAAPKTRRARVVKVYENPHTGELIETKGGNHRGLKAWKEQYGAKTVDSWLRG, encoded by the coding sequence GTGTCCAGACTTGCAGAGTTTCGTGCTGCCGAAAAAGCGCTTCAAGAACAGATGGCGCAACTGGAGGCGTTGAAAAAGGACGCCGGCCTCAAGCGCGAAATCGAGTTCGAGCGCAAACTTGTCGACCTGATGAAAACCTATGACAAGAGCCTGCGCGATATCATTTCCATCCTTGATCCCAAAGCCCCGGCCAAAGGCCCCGCTGCTGCGCCGAAAACGCGCCGCGCCCGGGTGGTGAAAGTGTATGAAAACCCCCATACCGGCGAGCTGATCGAAACCAAGGGCGGTAACCACCGCGGCCTTAAAGCCTGGAAAGAACAGTACGGCGCGAAGACGGTCGACAGCTGGTTGCGCGGGTGA
- a CDS encoding CheR family methyltransferase, protein MTIERNTDIEIRLLIEAIYLKYSYDFRDYSGASIKRRIQHALRQFDCKTVSALQERVLHDPGMFMQLLQFLTIPVSEMFRDPEHFLALRREVVPLLRTWPSLKIWIAGCSTGEEVYSMAILLREEGLLERTIIYATDINPNSLEKAKQGIYSIQNMHAYAENYRKAGGSRDFSEYYTSAYGNAIVDSSLRDNVTFADHSLATDSVFSETQLISCRNVLIYFNKTLQDRAFGLFHESLCHRGFLVLGSKESLDFSAYADRFEALVKPERIYRKS, encoded by the coding sequence TTGACTATCGAACGTAACACCGACATTGAAATACGGCTGTTGATCGAGGCGATCTACCTCAAGTACAGCTATGACTTTCGCGACTACTCCGGCGCCTCGATCAAGCGCCGGATCCAGCATGCCCTGCGCCAGTTCGACTGCAAGACAGTCTCGGCGCTGCAGGAGCGGGTGCTGCACGACCCGGGCATGTTCATGCAATTGCTGCAGTTCCTGACCATTCCGGTCAGCGAGATGTTTCGCGATCCCGAGCACTTCCTCGCCCTGCGCCGGGAAGTGGTGCCGCTGTTGCGCACCTGGCCGTCGCTGAAGATCTGGATCGCCGGCTGCAGCACGGGCGAGGAGGTCTATTCGATGGCGATCCTGCTGCGCGAAGAGGGCCTGCTGGAGCGCACCATCATCTATGCCACCGATATCAACCCGAACTCCCTGGAAAAGGCCAAGCAGGGCATCTATTCGATACAGAACATGCACGCGTACGCCGAAAACTACCGCAAGGCCGGCGGGAGCCGTGACTTCAGCGAGTACTACACCTCGGCCTACGGCAACGCCATCGTCGACAGCAGCCTGCGCGACAACGTGACCTTCGCCGACCACAGCCTGGCCACCGACAGCGTGTTTTCCGAAACCCAGCTGATCTCTTGTCGGAATGTGCTCATCTACTTCAACAAGACCTTGCAGGATCGCGCCTTCGGCCTGTTCCACGAGTCGCTGTGCCACCGCGGCTTTCTGGTATTGGGGAGCAAGGAATCGCTGGACTTTTCGGCCTACGCCGACCGCTTCGAGGCGCTGGTCAAGCCTGAACGGATCTACCGCAAATCATGA
- a CDS encoding hybrid sensor histidine kinase/response regulator, whose protein sequence is MLSHIQAKLLIVDDLPENLLALEALVKGSDCEVHQAQSADQALSLLLEHEFALAILDVQMPGMNGFELAELMRGMEKTKNIPIVFVSAAGREMNYAFKGYESGAVDFLHKPLDPHAVKSKVAVFIDLFRQRKALKQQLEAIERSREEQAQLLAQLQITRGELEHAVRMRDDFMSIVSHEVRTPLNGLILETQLRKMHLARDNADAFTLDKMRAMVERDERQINSLIRLIEDMLDVSRIRTGKLSIRPGTFDLSQLVGGLIENFAAQAIAAQSSIDFSAEASLSGVWDEFRIEQVVANLLTNALRYGARSPVHVRTFEQQGMACVEVKDQGIGISEQNQQRIFQQFERVASSQSSAGLGLGLYISEQIVLAHGGSIGVHSIEGQGATFTVRLPLTRLRQETDQQQATSA, encoded by the coding sequence ATGTTGAGCCATATACAAGCCAAGTTGCTGATCGTCGACGACCTGCCGGAAAACCTGCTGGCACTGGAGGCACTGGTCAAGGGCAGCGACTGTGAAGTGCATCAGGCGCAATCGGCCGACCAGGCGTTGTCGCTACTGCTCGAACATGAGTTCGCCCTGGCCATTCTCGATGTGCAGATGCCGGGCATGAACGGTTTTGAGCTGGCCGAACTGATGCGCGGCATGGAGAAGACCAAGAACATCCCGATCGTGTTTGTCAGCGCCGCCGGGCGTGAGATGAACTATGCCTTCAAGGGCTACGAAAGCGGGGCCGTGGACTTCTTGCACAAGCCGCTCGACCCTCACGCGGTCAAAAGCAAAGTGGCCGTGTTCATCGACCTGTTCCGCCAGCGCAAGGCGCTCAAGCAACAGCTGGAGGCCATAGAGCGCAGCCGCGAAGAGCAGGCGCAGCTGCTGGCCCAGTTGCAGATCACTCGCGGTGAGCTTGAGCACGCGGTGCGGATGCGCGATGACTTCATGTCGATTGTCTCCCATGAGGTGCGCACACCGCTCAACGGCCTGATCCTCGAGACCCAGCTGCGCAAGATGCACCTGGCCCGCGACAATGCCGATGCCTTTACCCTGGACAAGATGCGCGCCATGGTCGAGCGTGACGAACGCCAGATCAACAGCCTGATCCGCTTGATCGAGGACATGCTCGATGTGTCACGGATACGCACCGGCAAGCTGTCGATCCGCCCCGGCACGTTCGACTTGTCGCAGTTGGTCGGTGGCCTGATCGAGAACTTCGCCGCCCAGGCCATCGCTGCCCAGTCGTCTATCGACTTCAGCGCCGAGGCGTCGTTGAGCGGTGTCTGGGACGAGTTTCGGATCGAGCAGGTCGTGGCGAACCTGTTGACCAATGCCTTGCGCTACGGGGCGAGAAGCCCGGTGCATGTGCGCACGTTCGAGCAGCAGGGCATGGCCTGCGTCGAGGTCAAAGACCAGGGCATCGGCATCAGCGAGCAGAACCAGCAGCGCATCTTCCAGCAATTCGAGCGCGTGGCGTCCAGCCAGAGCAGTGCGGGGCTGGGCCTGGGGTTGTATATCTCCGAGCAGATCGTGCTGGCCCATGGCGGCAGCATTGGTGTACACAGTATCGAGGGGCAGGGCGCGACCTTTACCGTTCGCCTGCCGCTGACCCGGCTGCGACAAGAAACAGACCAGCAGCAGGCAACCTCGGCGTAA
- a CDS encoding OprD family porin, whose translation MFAPTPLAPGRSLTGLLAMLAATSTQAAGFLEDSSAKLEARNVYFNRDFRDGHVSSSQGASKREEWAQGFILNVQSGYTQGPVGFGVDALGMLGVKLDSSPADSNSGLLPSSGRDPRHSVDQYAKLGLTGKVRYSNTVLKYGSMLPDMPLLKYNDGRLLPTMFQGALLTSEEINNLKFHVARLDKYTARDSTDRQDIRVHCKNKRYACDITADHFDMAGVDYKFNDRLSAQYQVAKLENIYRQHFFGVVASQPLDVGSLSADLRLIKSDDIGNARAGDIDHRAFSGMLGYSLGGHKVSAGWQRMYGDNSMPYLDGSNPYLVNYAQVNDFAAAQERSWQLRYDYDFKALGVPGLTFLTRYISGDHVKVPGSLDEGKEWERDTEFKYQVQSGTFKDVSVRLRNSTFRSNYEKYARDMDETRVIVSYNFSIW comes from the coding sequence ATGTTTGCCCCAACCCCTCTCGCGCCCGGGCGCAGCCTCACTGGCCTGCTCGCGATGTTGGCTGCCACTTCGACTCAGGCTGCCGGTTTTCTTGAAGACAGCAGTGCCAAACTCGAAGCGCGCAATGTCTATTTCAATCGCGACTTTCGCGATGGCCATGTCAGTTCCAGCCAGGGCGCTTCAAAGCGCGAAGAATGGGCACAGGGTTTTATTCTCAATGTGCAGTCCGGTTATACCCAAGGACCTGTGGGCTTTGGTGTCGATGCCCTGGGTATGCTGGGAGTTAAACTCGACTCCAGCCCGGCCGACAGCAACAGTGGACTGTTGCCCTCCAGTGGTCGCGACCCCCGTCATTCGGTAGATCAATATGCCAAGTTGGGATTGACCGGCAAGGTGCGTTACTCGAACACCGTGCTCAAGTACGGCTCGATGTTGCCCGACATGCCGCTGCTCAAATACAACGATGGCCGTTTGCTGCCAACGATGTTCCAGGGTGCGCTGCTGACCTCCGAAGAGATCAACAACCTCAAGTTCCATGTTGCTCGCCTGGACAAATACACCGCACGCGATTCCACCGATCGCCAGGACATTCGCGTGCACTGCAAGAACAAGCGCTATGCCTGCGACATCACCGCTGATCATTTCGACATGGCCGGCGTCGACTACAAGTTCAACGATCGCCTCAGCGCCCAGTACCAGGTCGCCAAGCTTGAGAACATCTATCGCCAGCACTTCTTCGGTGTGGTGGCGAGCCAGCCACTGGATGTCGGTAGCCTGTCGGCGGACCTGCGCCTGATTAAGAGCGATGACATTGGCAATGCGCGGGCGGGCGACATCGATCACCGCGCCTTCAGTGGCATGCTCGGCTACAGCCTGGGTGGTCACAAGGTCAGCGCAGGCTGGCAGCGCATGTATGGCGACAACTCCATGCCGTACCTGGATGGCAGCAACCCGTACCTGGTCAACTACGCGCAGGTCAACGACTTTGCCGCGGCCCAGGAACGCTCCTGGCAATTGCGATACGACTATGACTTCAAGGCCCTGGGCGTCCCCGGCCTGACCTTCCTTACCCGTTACATCAGCGGTGACCACGTCAAGGTGCCGGGCAGCCTGGACGAGGGCAAGGAGTGGGAGCGCGACACCGAGTTCAAGTACCAGGTACAGAGTGGCACCTTCAAGGATGTCAGCGTGCGCCTGCGTAACTCGACATTCCGCAGCAACTACGAGAAGTACGCGCGCGACATGGACGAGACCCGTGTGATCGTCAGCTACAACTTCTCGATCTGGTAA
- a CDS encoding response regulator: MPLLIVEDDDIVRMLIVEVLGELGYAVIEAQDAGAALAILEDAGQPLALMMTDVGLPDMDGKALAAKAREARPLLPILFASGYAENIQVPEGMHLIGKPFSIDQLRDKVQSIL; encoded by the coding sequence TTGCCGCTGCTGATCGTCGAAGACGACGATATCGTGCGCATGCTGATCGTCGAAGTACTGGGCGAGCTGGGCTACGCGGTGATCGAGGCCCAGGACGCCGGCGCAGCCCTGGCGATCCTTGAAGACGCCGGCCAGCCGTTGGCGCTGATGATGACCGATGTCGGCTTGCCGGACATGGACGGCAAGGCCCTGGCGGCCAAGGCGCGGGAAGCCAGGCCGTTGCTGCCGATCCTGTTCGCCAGTGGCTATGCCGAAAACATCCAGGTCCCCGAAGGCATGCACCTGATCGGCAAGCCGTTCAGCATCGATCAGCTGCGCGACAAGGTCCAAAGCATCCTGTAG
- a CDS encoding response regulator has translation MTQPASIDQQSFRKLLSRNIGLPLGVGLLSALVFVAVISYLLSAIQWVEHTDRVINNANEAVKLSIDMETGMRGFLITGEERFLEPYELAKPQVLSGLNGLKQLVTDNPQQLDRLNRLIGLQQEWNAFASDMITLRREAGDYGESIRSGRGKRITDEIRKEFDAFIAMEQQLRVARNEQVSSNTVLAICTYLVFVILLSALLAFLGRRDLLALSASYSSNLQAQQRANQRLEQQAWLRSGQTQLAEQVLGQLTLPMLGNNILRFFANYLGSVVAALYVRDEHGGLRRVASYGFSREQQAREQVIGHQEGVLAQAVNQGRLLRLDDVPADYFKVSSGLGEGLPRSVLVMPASNDGQVNGVVELGFLRALTDRDIEFLERVADNLGTSIESARYRQRLQEVLAETQQLNEELQVQQEELKTANEELEEQSRVLKESQAHLETQQAELEQTNEQLAERTEALAQQRDALDHKNGELNRAQGELQERAEELQRSSKYKSEFLANMSHELRTPLNSSLILAKLLAENSQGNLSEEQVKFADSIYSAGNDLLNLINDILDIAKVEAGKLEVRPQTTQVARLVEGLQTLFAPLASEKRLDFNVVIEPQVPATLYTDRQRLEQILKNLLSNAVKFTEKGQVSLTVSAQPGTGIVFSVRDSGIGIAADQQQSIFEAFHQADGTTNRRYGGTGLGLSISRDLAQLLGGQISVDSSEGKGSVFSLILPEHYEPVDSQAPAVIINQPLVSMREPEPQAPASVAVAVRRAPAFADDRELAPFSNRCILVIEDEPNFARILFDLAHELGYSCLVAQVADEGFELAATFIPDAILLDMRLPDHSGLTVLQRLKEQASTRHIPVHIISVEDRMEAAMHMGAVGYAVKPASRDELKAVFARLEAKLTQKLKHILLVEDDDLQRESIARLIGDDDIEITAVGMAQQALELLRENIYDCMIIDLKLPDMLGNELLKRMSAEDIRAFPPVIVYTGRNLTRDEEADLLKYSRSIIIKGARSPERLLDEVTLFLHKVESTLSHERQRMLKTARSRDKVFEGRKLLLVDDDVRNIFALTSALEHKGAIVEIARNGREAIERLEQHADVDLVLMDVMMPEMDGYEATRLIRKDPRWRKLPIIAVTAKAMKDDQERCLQAGANDYLAKPIELDRLFSLIRVWLPQLERI, from the coding sequence ATGACTCAACCCGCCTCGATAGATCAGCAAAGTTTTCGCAAGTTGCTGAGCCGCAACATCGGACTGCCTTTGGGGGTGGGCCTGCTCAGTGCCCTGGTGTTCGTGGCGGTGATCAGTTACCTGTTGTCGGCCATCCAGTGGGTCGAACATACCGACCGGGTCATCAACAACGCCAATGAAGCGGTGAAGCTGTCGATTGACATGGAAACCGGTATGCGCGGTTTCCTGATCACCGGCGAAGAGCGCTTCCTGGAACCCTATGAGCTGGCCAAGCCGCAGGTGTTGTCCGGGCTCAATGGCCTGAAGCAGCTGGTGACGGACAACCCGCAACAGCTTGACCGGCTGAACCGGCTGATCGGCCTGCAGCAGGAGTGGAATGCATTTGCCAGCGACATGATCACCCTGCGTCGCGAGGCTGGCGACTACGGCGAGTCGATTCGCAGCGGTCGCGGCAAGCGCATCACCGACGAAATCCGCAAGGAGTTCGACGCCTTCATTGCCATGGAGCAGCAGTTGCGGGTGGCGCGCAACGAGCAGGTCAGCAGCAACACCGTGTTGGCGATTTGCACCTACCTGGTCTTTGTCATCCTCCTCAGTGCCTTGTTGGCCTTCCTTGGGCGCCGGGACCTGCTGGCACTGTCGGCCAGTTACTCCAGTAATCTGCAGGCCCAGCAACGCGCCAACCAGCGACTGGAACAGCAGGCCTGGCTGCGCAGCGGCCAGACTCAATTGGCCGAACAGGTGCTGGGCCAACTGACCTTGCCGATGCTGGGCAACAACATCCTGCGTTTTTTTGCCAATTACCTGGGCAGCGTGGTCGCCGCGCTTTATGTGCGCGATGAGCACGGTGGCTTGCGCCGGGTGGCCAGCTATGGCTTTTCCCGTGAGCAACAGGCGCGCGAGCAGGTAATCGGGCACCAGGAAGGCGTGTTGGCCCAGGCCGTGAACCAGGGTCGCCTGCTGCGTCTGGATGACGTGCCTGCAGACTATTTCAAGGTTTCCTCGGGCCTGGGGGAAGGCCTGCCGCGCAGTGTGCTGGTGATGCCGGCCAGCAACGACGGCCAGGTCAACGGCGTGGTCGAGCTGGGTTTCCTGCGCGCCCTGACCGACCGCGACATCGAGTTCCTCGAGCGGGTCGCCGACAACCTCGGCACCTCCATCGAGAGCGCCCGCTACCGCCAACGCCTGCAGGAAGTGCTGGCGGAAACCCAGCAGCTCAATGAAGAACTGCAGGTGCAGCAGGAAGAGCTGAAAACCGCCAACGAAGAGCTCGAGGAGCAATCGCGGGTGCTCAAGGAGTCCCAGGCGCACCTGGAAACCCAGCAGGCCGAGCTTGAGCAGACCAACGAGCAACTGGCCGAACGCACCGAGGCCCTGGCCCAGCAGCGCGATGCGCTGGATCACAAGAACGGCGAGCTCAACCGCGCCCAGGGCGAGTTGCAGGAACGTGCCGAAGAACTGCAGCGTTCGAGCAAGTACAAGTCCGAGTTCCTGGCCAACATGTCCCACGAGCTGCGCACGCCGCTCAATAGCTCGCTGATCCTGGCCAAGCTGCTGGCCGAGAACAGTCAGGGCAACCTCAGCGAAGAACAGGTCAAGTTTGCCGATTCGATCTACTCGGCCGGCAACGACCTGCTCAACCTGATCAACGATATCCTCGATATCGCCAAGGTCGAGGCCGGCAAGCTTGAAGTCAGGCCGCAAACCACCCAGGTAGCGCGCCTGGTCGAGGGCCTGCAGACCCTGTTCGCACCGCTGGCGAGCGAGAAGCGCCTGGACTTCAACGTGGTCATCGAGCCGCAGGTGCCGGCGACCCTGTACACCGACCGCCAGCGCTTGGAGCAGATCCTCAAGAACCTGTTGTCCAACGCGGTGAAGTTCACCGAGAAAGGCCAGGTCAGCCTGACTGTCAGCGCGCAGCCGGGCACCGGTATTGTCTTCTCGGTACGCGATAGCGGTATCGGTATTGCCGCCGACCAGCAACAGAGCATTTTCGAGGCCTTCCATCAGGCCGATGGCACCACCAACCGGCGCTATGGCGGCACCGGCCTGGGGCTGTCGATTTCCCGCGACCTGGCACAGCTGCTGGGCGGGCAGATCAGCGTCGACAGCAGCGAAGGCAAGGGCAGTGTGTTCAGCCTGATCCTGCCGGAACACTACGAGCCGGTGGACAGCCAGGCCCCGGCGGTGATCATCAACCAACCGCTGGTGTCGATGCGCGAGCCCGAGCCGCAGGCGCCTGCCAGCGTGGCCGTCGCTGTGCGCCGCGCACCGGCCTTTGCCGATGACCGCGAGCTGGCACCCTTCAGTAACCGCTGCATTCTGGTGATCGAGGACGAGCCCAACTTTGCCCGCATCCTCTTCGACCTGGCGCATGAATTGGGGTACAGCTGCCTGGTCGCCCAGGTGGCCGACGAAGGCTTCGAGCTGGCGGCCACCTTCATCCCCGATGCGATCCTGCTGGACATGCGCCTTCCGGACCACTCAGGCCTGACGGTGCTGCAGCGGCTCAAGGAGCAAGCCAGCACCCGGCACATTCCGGTGCATATCATTTCTGTTGAAGACCGGATGGAGGCGGCCATGCACATGGGCGCGGTCGGGTATGCCGTCAAGCCCGCCAGCCGCGACGAGCTCAAGGCGGTGTTCGCCCGCCTCGAGGCCAAGCTGACGCAGAAGCTCAAGCACATCCTGCTGGTCGAAGACGACGACTTGCAGCGCGAAAGCATCGCCCGCCTGATCGGCGATGACGACATCGAGATCACCGCCGTCGGTATGGCCCAGCAAGCACTGGAACTGCTGCGCGAGAACATCTATGACTGCATGATCATCGACCTCAAGCTGCCCGACATGCTAGGCAACGAGCTGCTCAAGCGCATGTCGGCCGAGGACATCCGCGCCTTCCCGCCGGTGATCGTCTACACCGGGCGCAACCTGACCCGGGACGAAGAGGCGGACCTGCTCAAGTACTCACGCTCGATCATCATCAAGGGCGCACGTTCGCCGGAGCGCCTGCTTGATGAAGTGACATTGTTTCTGCACAAAGTCGAGTCGACGCTGTCCCATGAACGGCAGCGCATGCTCAAGACGGCGCGCAGCCGCGACAAGGTCTTTGAAGGGCGCAAGTTGTTGCTGGTCGATGACGATGTACGCAACATCTTTGCCCTGACCAGTGCCCTGGAACACAAGGGCGCAATCGTCGAGATCGCTCGCAACGGCCGCGAAGCCATCGAGCGACTGGAGCAGCATGCCGACGTCGACCTGGTGCTGATGGATGTGATGATGCCGGAGATGGACGGTTATGAAGCCACCCGCTTGATTCGCAAGGACCCGCGCTGGCGCAAGCTGCCCATCATAGCGGTCACCGCCAAGGCGATGAAGGACGACCAGGAGCGTTGCCTGCAAGCGGGGGCCAACGATTACCTGGCCAAGCCTATTGAACTTGACCGACTGTTCTCGCTGATCCGTGTCTGGCTGCCGCAACTGGAGCGAATTTGA
- a CDS encoding chemotaxis protein CheB has product MNGIQAITLGASAGGVSAMLHVFHCLPADFRIPVVCVLHLPDDRHSHLAEVFSRRLKRPVCEARDKQALAPGMIYFAGPGYHLSVEQDRSFSLSQEERVYFSRPSIDVLFESAADAYGPALLGVLLTGANEDGAAGLARIKRLGGHTIVQDPQEAQVATMPQAALALHRPDHILPLNGIGQLLAKLEPTEC; this is encoded by the coding sequence ATGAACGGCATCCAGGCGATCACCCTGGGCGCCTCGGCCGGCGGCGTCAGCGCTATGCTGCATGTGTTCCATTGCTTGCCGGCCGATTTCCGGATTCCAGTGGTGTGCGTGCTGCATCTGCCCGATGACCGTCACAGCCACCTGGCCGAGGTATTCAGCCGCAGGCTCAAGCGCCCTGTATGCGAGGCCCGGGACAAGCAGGCACTGGCCCCGGGCATGATCTATTTCGCCGGTCCCGGCTACCACTTGTCGGTGGAGCAGGACCGCAGTTTTTCCCTGAGCCAGGAGGAGCGTGTGTATTTTTCCCGGCCGTCGATCGACGTGTTGTTCGAGTCCGCCGCCGACGCCTATGGCCCGGCGCTGCTGGGTGTGCTGCTGACCGGCGCCAACGAGGACGGCGCCGCAGGGTTGGCGCGAATCAAGCGCCTGGGCGGGCATACCATTGTCCAGGACCCCCAGGAAGCGCAGGTCGCGACCATGCCGCAAGCGGCGCTGGCCTTGCACCGTCCTGACCATATACTGCCTTTGAATGGCATCGGGCAATTGCTCGCCAAGCTGGAGCCCACTGAATGTTGA
- the cobF gene encoding precorrin-6A synthase (deacetylating) — MKQLLLIGIGPGNPRQITVEAIDALNRAHVFFVLDKGAVKDELLQLRKNILERYIRQPGFRVVQVDDPQRAGEASDYVGAVHDWHQQRAALYARLLETELAEGECGAFLLWGEPTLYDSTLRILDLVQARGLAFELEVIPGISSVQALAARHRIPLNRIGEPLTVLPGRRLPAQAKIDNLVVMLDGGCAFADLDDPALHIYWGAYLGTADEILVSGPLQQVKARILELRAQARARKGWIMDTYLLRRPL; from the coding sequence ATGAAACAGCTGTTATTGATCGGAATCGGGCCGGGCAATCCGCGCCAGATTACTGTTGAAGCCATCGATGCCCTGAACCGTGCGCACGTGTTCTTCGTCCTCGACAAGGGCGCGGTCAAGGACGAGCTGCTGCAACTGCGCAAGAACATCCTCGAACGCTACATCCGCCAGCCAGGGTTCCGGGTGGTACAGGTCGACGACCCCCAGCGTGCGGGGGAAGCCAGCGACTATGTCGGTGCCGTGCACGACTGGCACCAGCAACGTGCGGCGCTTTATGCCCGCCTGCTGGAAACCGAGCTTGCCGAAGGGGAGTGCGGGGCGTTCCTGCTCTGGGGCGAGCCGACGCTGTACGACAGCACACTGCGTATTCTCGACCTGGTCCAGGCCCGGGGGCTGGCATTCGAGCTTGAAGTGATTCCCGGCATCAGCAGCGTCCAGGCCCTGGCGGCGCGCCATCGTATCCCCCTGAACCGCATCGGCGAGCCGTTGACCGTGCTGCCGGGCCGACGCCTGCCCGCGCAGGCGAAAATCGACAACCTGGTGGTGATGCTCGATGGCGGATGTGCATTCGCCGACCTGGATGACCCGGCGCTGCACATCTACTGGGGGGCCTACCTGGGCACCGCGGACGAAATCCTCGTCAGTGGCCCCTTGCAGCAGGTCAAGGCCCGGATACTTGAGCTGCGCGCCCAGGCACGGGCGCGCAAAGGCTGGATCATGGACACTTATCTGCTGCGTCGGCCGCTGTAG